One window from the genome of Desulfobacterales bacterium encodes:
- the ftsH gene encoding ATP-dependent zinc metalloprotease FtsH: MQNNNRFKTLAIIGGIWLTLILFNSLASNVASETIPYSEFLKLAREGKVSEIEVTENVIRGKMFSENSASDQGQPFQTVRVDTAITDVLDQNGVEYAGRIQSNFLPTLLSWIFPVLLFIGIWYFIMKRFQRQQGGFMTLGKNKAKIYMDDDVRVRFEDAAGVDEAKQELVEIIDFLKEPERFTRIGGQIPRGILLVGPPGTGKTLLAKAVAGESGVPFFSLSGSEFVEMFVGVGAARVRDLFKEAKDNAPCIIFIDELDALGKARGYGSVGGHDEREQTLNQLLVELDGFDPNMGVILMAATNRPEILDPALLRPGRFDRQILVDRPDKIGRAEILKVHLKKVTSAENLDVDTLAGMTAGMVGADLANLVNEAALLSVRRNKAQVGMAEFGEAIERVVAGLEKKNRLINPKEKEIVAYHELGHAIIAMSLPETDPVQKISIIPRGIAALGYTMQVPTEDRFLMRRTELLNRIATLLGGRAAEEIFFDDISTGAHNDLSRATDIARSMVKEYGMSRALGQVYFAHDNPNPFMVQNQNASGNYSEMTANLIDKEIRRIIDEQHDRAVEILRTNRDIINQAAKNLLEKEIIEGEELRVLSDAITKRNDAVSNTRRELAA; this comes from the coding sequence ATGCAAAATAACAATAGATTCAAAACATTGGCCATCATTGGTGGTATCTGGCTGACATTAATATTGTTCAACAGCCTGGCATCCAATGTAGCCTCAGAGACGATTCCATACAGTGAATTTCTGAAGCTTGCCAGAGAAGGGAAAGTGTCAGAGATCGAAGTGACCGAAAATGTCATACGGGGTAAAATGTTTAGTGAAAATAGCGCTTCTGATCAAGGCCAACCCTTCCAAACCGTAAGGGTCGATACGGCCATAACGGATGTTCTCGACCAAAACGGCGTTGAATATGCAGGTAGAATCCAGTCAAACTTTTTACCAACCCTTTTGTCTTGGATTTTTCCGGTGCTGCTTTTTATCGGCATCTGGTATTTCATTATGAAAAGGTTTCAAAGGCAGCAGGGCGGCTTTATGACCCTTGGTAAAAATAAAGCTAAAATATATATGGATGACGATGTCCGGGTACGATTTGAGGATGCCGCCGGCGTTGATGAAGCCAAACAGGAACTGGTTGAAATCATCGATTTTTTGAAAGAGCCTGAGCGCTTTACGCGCATCGGCGGTCAAATTCCCCGCGGTATCTTGCTGGTGGGCCCTCCGGGCACAGGCAAAACATTATTGGCCAAAGCAGTGGCAGGTGAAAGTGGTGTGCCGTTTTTCAGCCTTAGCGGATCAGAATTTGTCGAGATGTTCGTTGGTGTAGGAGCAGCACGGGTCAGAGACCTGTTTAAAGAGGCTAAAGACAATGCACCCTGTATCATCTTTATCGATGAACTGGATGCGCTCGGCAAGGCGCGCGGATATGGGTCGGTAGGCGGCCATGATGAACGCGAGCAGACGCTCAACCAGCTTTTGGTTGAATTGGACGGCTTCGATCCCAATATGGGTGTGATTTTGATGGCGGCTACCAATCGGCCGGAAATACTTGATCCGGCCTTGCTCAGACCGGGCCGCTTTGACCGTCAGATCCTTGTCGACCGACCCGATAAGATTGGACGGGCGGAAATCCTAAAGGTTCATCTTAAAAAAGTGACATCTGCTGAAAATTTGGATGTTGATACCTTGGCAGGAATGACCGCCGGTATGGTCGGCGCCGATCTTGCCAATCTGGTCAACGAGGCTGCGTTGTTGTCGGTCAGAAGAAATAAGGCCCAGGTTGGTATGGCCGAGTTTGGGGAGGCCATCGAACGCGTTGTTGCCGGTCTGGAAAAGAAAAATCGCCTGATCAACCCGAAGGAAAAAGAAATCGTTGCCTACCACGAATTGGGGCATGCCATTATTGCGATGTCGCTGCCCGAAACGGACCCTGTTCAAAAAATCTCTATTATTCCCCGCGGGATCGCAGCGCTCGGCTACACAATGCAAGTGCCCACCGAAGATCGCTTTCTGATGCGGCGCACAGAATTGTTAAATCGAATAGCGACGCTACTTGGCGGTCGCGCTGCCGAGGAAATTTTCTTCGATGACATTTCCACAGGCGCGCACAATGATCTTTCAAGAGCAACTGACATCGCTCGCAGCATGGTAAAAGAGTATGGCATGAGCCGAGCCCTCGGACAGGTGTATTTTGCTCATGACAACCCAAATCCGTTTATGGTTCAAAATCAAAATGCCAGTGGTAACTACAGTGAGATGACAGCCAATCTCATTGATAAAGAGATCAGACGCATCATCGACGAACAACACGATAGGGCCGTTGAGATCTTAAGAACTAACAGAGACATCATAAATCAAGCGGCAAAAAATTTGCTGGAAAAAGAAATCATAGAGGGCGAGGAACTCAGAGTGCTGTCAGATGCCATCACAAAACGCAATGATGCCGTTTCAAATACCCGGCGCGAGCTTGCGGCTTAA
- a CDS encoding BNR-4 repeat-containing protein, producing MRRFSPALVAVPVALCIYAMTAWGQQSPETVTITKEFEFNDASKVTGSDWQTPVATYNDAIYYVYVNRELKTLIVKKSADGSVTKSVIFEETDPASWYNGASVGIDRNGYIHVAGNMHHSPFNHPKNGNPFYEYAWQYVVSDKPEDISSFTFVGSEKARTIPGNWITYPSFARDLNGVLFAAFRHRIKFGTGWSPGIMAAAIARYDADAKTWVMLGGTNYPHGAKTFFWNDSGADGTAYQPYRQRIFFDRNNRMHITWVVDDGNGSSGYHTHVLYALSDDGGDSFKRADGSSYDSLPITLDSADVVVGPDWTGSAGNLWYTSYVGAIADGHPAVSFADNSTDTAWWSLWRPETGWSSPLKLPFASIPARILTDANGTITAVDGHNKLHRSLNKGLSWQPYHVETLGVHSTNFDYPYLLETGNLRYQTYSTRSGKVKVWTVGFDSGTSASDSIADVSQKSSVVAE from the coding sequence ATGCGGCGATTTTCCCCCGCTTTGGTGGCGGTTCCGGTGGCTCTATGTATATATGCAATGACGGCATGGGGGCAACAGTCACCGGAAACCGTCACCATAACCAAAGAATTCGAATTCAATGATGCTTCCAAAGTAACCGGTAGCGATTGGCAAACGCCGGTGGCCACTTACAACGATGCCATTTATTACGTTTATGTCAACCGGGAATTAAAGACCCTGATCGTCAAAAAGTCAGCGGATGGTTCGGTAACCAAAAGTGTGATCTTTGAAGAGACCGACCCGGCTTCCTGGTATAATGGCGCATCCGTGGGTATCGATCGAAACGGGTATATACACGTTGCCGGTAACATGCATCACTCGCCCTTCAATCATCCCAAAAACGGCAACCCTTTCTATGAATACGCCTGGCAATATGTTGTATCCGATAAACCGGAAGATATCTCTTCTTTTACGTTTGTCGGCAGTGAGAAGGCCCGCACCATCCCGGGAAACTGGATAACCTATCCGTCCTTTGCGCGGGACTTAAACGGCGTCCTGTTCGCTGCTTTTCGCCATCGCATCAAATTTGGTACGGGGTGGTCGCCCGGCATTATGGCCGCCGCCATCGCCCGTTATGATGCTGATGCCAAGACCTGGGTGATGCTGGGGGGTACCAACTACCCTCATGGCGCCAAAACCTTCTTTTGGAATGATTCCGGAGCCGACGGCACCGCCTATCAACCCTATCGACAGCGGATTTTTTTCGATCGCAACAACCGCATGCACATTACCTGGGTGGTGGATGACGGCAATGGCTCTTCGGGCTATCATACCCACGTACTGTATGCCTTATCGGATGATGGCGGCGACTCGTTTAAACGTGCGGACGGGTCCTCATACGACTCATTGCCGATCACTCTTGACTCAGCAGATGTCGTCGTCGGGCCCGACTGGACGGGCAGCGCCGGCAACCTGTGGTACACCAGCTATGTGGGAGCGATTGCAGATGGGCACCCGGCGGTCTCTTTTGCGGATAACAGCACCGACACGGCCTGGTGGTCATTGTGGCGTCCGGAGACAGGCTGGTCTTCGCCGCTGAAACTGCCGTTTGCTTCCATTCCCGCAAGAATTCTGACAGATGCCAACGGCACCATTACGGCAGTGGACGGGCACAATAAGCTGCACCGCAGCTTGAACAAAGGGCTAAGCTGGCAGCCCTACCATGTCGAGACGCTGGGTGTTCACTCCACCAATTTTGATTACCCTTACCTTTTAGAAACTGGAAATCTGCGATATCAAACCTATTCCACCCGATCCGGCAAAGTAAAAGTCTGGACCGTTGGATTTGATTCGGGCACCTCGGCTTCAGACAGCATTGCAGATGTCTCTCAGAAAAGCAGCGTTGTCGCCGAATAA
- a CDS encoding DUF5679 domain-containing protein, producing the protein MEAYCVKCKAKREMNDPKEITMKNGRPATQGVCPTCGTKMFRIGKAK; encoded by the coding sequence ATGGAAGCTTACTGCGTTAAATGCAAAGCCAAACGAGAGATGAATGACCCTAAGGAAATCACAATGAAAAACGGAAGGCCCGCGACCCAGGGCGTTTGTCCAACGTGCGGCACCAAGATGTTCAGGATCGGTAAGGCCAAATAA
- a CDS encoding DUF1330 domain-containing protein produces MSAYMIARINVTDWDKYNQYIKVTPDIIAKYGGRFIVRGGDTVTLEGPEEKWRIVVIEFPDLDKAKEFYHSPEYANAKKIRAGAAEAQFVAISGVE; encoded by the coding sequence ATGTCTGCCTATATGATTGCCAGAATCAACGTGACCGACTGGGACAAATACAATCAATATATAAAAGTTACGCCGGACATTATCGCAAAATATGGGGGCCGTTTTATCGTACGCGGCGGCGACACCGTGACCTTGGAAGGTCCCGAAGAAAAATGGCGCATTGTCGTCATTGAATTTCCCGATCTGGATAAAGCCAAGGAATTTTATCATTCGCCGGAATATGCGAATGCCAAAAAGATTCGTGCCGGCGCAGCAGAGGCCCAATTTGTCGCCATTTCAGGTGTTGAATAG
- a CDS encoding GNAT family N-acetyltransferase, with protein MKKPSIRSVRLQELAQLLALNQSNLPHVGSISLPEMQHLHSQASYFRLAELTDQILGFLIAFEPDADYGSLNFLWFKKRYPEFVYIDRIITAAEARRKGIAFALYRDLEDFAAQRQIPLMTCEYNLQPQNDISRQFHQRYGFKEVGTQETENGKKTVSLQIKPVVKQ; from the coding sequence ATGAAAAAACCATCCATTCGCAGTGTCCGGCTGCAAGAGTTAGCGCAATTGCTGGCCTTAAATCAATCCAACTTGCCCCATGTCGGCTCGATCTCGCTGCCTGAAATGCAGCATCTTCACAGTCAGGCCAGCTATTTTCGGTTGGCCGAACTAACGGACCAGATCTTGGGATTTCTAATCGCTTTTGAGCCTGACGCTGATTATGGGAGTCTCAATTTTTTGTGGTTTAAAAAACGCTATCCTGAGTTTGTCTACATAGACCGCATCATCACCGCAGCCGAAGCCCGCCGCAAAGGCATTGCTTTCGCCCTGTACCGGGATCTGGAAGATTTTGCTGCGCAACGCCAGATCCCCCTGATGACATGCGAATACAACCTGCAACCGCAAAATGACATCTCGCGACAGTTTCACCAAAGATATGGTTTCAAGGAGGTGGGGACTCAAGAAACCGAAAATGGTAAAAAAACCGTCTCGCTTCAGATAAAGCCTGTCGTCAAACAATAG
- a CDS encoding ArgE/DapE family deacylase, translating to MTANQINHQAVIRLTQELIKINSVNPSLSAKGVGEADIARYIGGYLENLGLTVGYQRIQKDRVNVIGILKGTGGGPSLMLNGHTDTVSVDQMTADPFEARIQDGKLYGRGALDMKAGVAAQIGAIQTLIEAGVKLKGDVILALVADEEYASIGTEALVAEYAADAAIICEPTDLDIVIAHKGFAWIRIDISGRAAHGSLPHKGVDAIVKAANLLTAIEGYANTQLTRKTHPLLGSPSIHASLIKGGTELSTYPDYCKVELERRNLPGEDRQTVTAEMQAILEDIRTRDDEFKADLDVFFFRPAFEISPEQPIVQSISRAFEATCRRTPQFKGMWAWLDSAILAQAGIPAVIFGPSGEGEHAAVESVDVDSVITTTQVLVQTIMDYCNQ from the coding sequence ATGACTGCCAATCAAATCAACCATCAGGCAGTGATTCGCCTGACACAGGAGTTGATAAAAATTAACTCGGTAAATCCGTCCCTCTCAGCCAAAGGCGTCGGCGAGGCAGACATTGCCAGGTATATTGGGGGTTATCTTGAAAACCTGGGATTAACCGTTGGTTATCAACGGATCCAAAAAGACCGCGTCAATGTGATTGGCATTTTGAAAGGAACAGGGGGCGGGCCCAGCTTAATGCTAAACGGTCACACCGATACAGTCAGCGTCGATCAGATGACTGCCGACCCCTTTGAAGCCCGCATCCAGGATGGTAAACTTTACGGCCGGGGTGCTTTGGATATGAAAGCCGGAGTTGCCGCGCAGATTGGCGCCATCCAAACCCTGATCGAAGCCGGCGTTAAGCTAAAAGGCGATGTGATCCTGGCGCTGGTTGCCGATGAGGAGTATGCCAGTATTGGGACTGAAGCGCTTGTAGCCGAATACGCTGCGGATGCCGCCATTATCTGCGAGCCCACCGATCTGGATATTGTGATTGCCCATAAGGGGTTTGCCTGGATTAGAATTGACATTTCCGGCCGCGCTGCCCATGGCAGTTTGCCCCATAAAGGAGTGGATGCCATTGTCAAAGCCGCCAACCTGCTGACGGCAATTGAAGGCTATGCCAACACGCAGTTGACCCGCAAAACCCACCCTTTACTGGGGTCGCCGTCTATCCACGCCTCTTTGATAAAGGGCGGGACCGAGCTCAGCACCTATCCGGATTACTGCAAAGTCGAGCTGGAAAGACGAAACCTGCCCGGCGAAGACCGCCAGACGGTGACCGCCGAAATGCAGGCCATCTTGGAAGATATCCGCACCCGGGATGATGAATTTAAAGCCGATTTAGATGTTTTTTTCTTCCGACCGGCATTTGAAATTTCGCCCGAACAGCCCATCGTTCAGAGCATCAGCCGGGCTTTTGAAGCGACATGCCGCCGAACACCGCAATTTAAGGGGATGTGGGCCTGGCTGGATTCCGCTATTTTAGCCCAGGCGGGCATACCGGCCGTTATTTTCGGCCCCTCCGGCGAGGGCGAACATGCCGCAGTTGAATCCGTGGATGTGGATTCGGTCATCACAACCACACAAGTGCTGGTACAAACCATAATGGACTACTGTAATCAATAG
- a CDS encoding alpha/beta fold hydrolase, which translates to MKKLMLRLPIYYLVIVAAMFFLQDFFIYHPNRSNPETVEQLAKNRNLRLWPGTIDTYRGFVSEGTSKKPRGTIVVFHGNAGYALNRIYYVTAFNKLAYRVILAEYPGYGARPGKPGESQFTADAVETIRQAQDDFGGPIFLVGESLGCGVVCAAVAKTEVPIDGVALITPWDTLPNLAQDQYWFLPARWIVKDQYDNVANLANYTGPVAIIMAGQDDIVPNRLTRNLYETLPGPKRLWIFPKAGHNSWPSGSHEPWWGEMMRFLQPTAAGDDPK; encoded by the coding sequence ATGAAAAAACTGATGCTGCGCCTTCCCATATATTACCTTGTTATTGTGGCCGCCATGTTTTTCTTGCAGGATTTTTTCATCTATCACCCCAATCGCTCAAACCCGGAAACCGTCGAGCAACTGGCCAAAAACAGAAACCTGCGCCTGTGGCCGGGTACCATTGACACATACCGGGGGTTTGTATCTGAGGGCACATCCAAAAAACCCCGCGGCACCATAGTGGTGTTCCATGGAAACGCAGGCTATGCCCTCAATCGCATCTACTACGTCACCGCCTTTAACAAACTTGCATATCGGGTGATTCTGGCTGAATATCCGGGTTATGGGGCCCGTCCGGGAAAACCCGGCGAGTCGCAATTCACTGCAGACGCCGTTGAAACGATTCGCCAGGCACAAGATGATTTCGGTGGTCCGATCTTTCTGGTGGGCGAATCTCTGGGGTGCGGTGTCGTGTGTGCCGCAGTGGCCAAAACAGAGGTCCCCATTGACGGTGTGGCCTTGATCACACCCTGGGACACCCTACCGAATCTGGCCCAGGATCAATATTGGTTTCTGCCGGCCCGCTGGATTGTTAAGGACCAATATGATAATGTAGCTAACTTGGCAAATTATACGGGGCCGGTGGCCATCATCATGGCGGGGCAGGACGACATTGTCCCCAACCGGTTGACCCGCAATCTTTATGAGACCTTGCCAGGGCCGAAGCGCCTGTGGATATTTCCCAAAGCAGGACACAACAGCTGGCCATCTGGCTCCCATGAGCCCTGGTGGGGTGAAATGATGCGGTTTTTGCAGCCAACTGCTGCCGGGGATGACCCCAAATAG
- a CDS encoding helix-turn-helix transcriptional regulator: protein MSEFSERLIQLRADSKLTLNEICHGAGIPPSRLVELERGTRIPTSGQIEHLENFYEIDSGELVKLAEALEKTD from the coding sequence ATGAGCGAATTCAGTGAGCGATTGATTCAGTTACGGGCGGACAGCAAATTAACGTTAAATGAGATTTGCCACGGCGCCGGTATTCCACCATCCCGCCTGGTCGAACTGGAAAGGGGCACCCGCATACCCACCAGCGGCCAGATTGAACATCTGGAAAATTTTTATGAGATCGATTCAGGAGAGCTGGTCAAGCTGGCCGAAGCATTAGAAAAAACCGACTAA
- a CDS encoding FliG C-terminal domain-containing protein, whose translation MNYDWEFSERIQCSEAEKKECMSLVAEVVAMANKAKRNGLLSLVQEAEETPHFLLRKGLQLVLEGVNPQMVETTMKHYILSGKHHGRELLQRCIIVEGVLAIQNGVNPTIIRELVLSLFGEDSYAVYEREYGDGKADRLKAFFKKIQKSKAATPLSSKLGHTILKLNDHSIKQCLKEISTVDLARALKGIEGSAQIKVFKNLPKRSAAILQETVEHLDLMRESEMNEAQEKMLWVIADMLRQDKLLSPN comes from the coding sequence ATGAATTATGATTGGGAATTCAGCGAGCGCATTCAGTGCAGTGAGGCTGAAAAGAAAGAATGTATGTCACTTGTCGCTGAAGTGGTTGCGATGGCCAACAAAGCCAAGCGCAACGGCCTGCTATCCCTTGTGCAAGAAGCTGAAGAAACGCCCCACTTTCTTTTGCGCAAAGGTCTTCAGCTCGTCTTAGAGGGTGTTAATCCCCAGATGGTCGAAACCACGATGAAGCACTATATCCTGTCAGGAAAGCACCATGGCAGGGAACTTTTGCAACGCTGCATCATCGTCGAAGGTGTTTTGGCCATCCAAAACGGGGTCAATCCCACCATCATCAGAGAGCTGGTGCTGTCATTGTTCGGTGAAGATAGCTATGCCGTCTATGAACGCGAATATGGCGACGGAAAAGCTGACCGCTTAAAAGCCTTTTTTAAAAAAATCCAAAAGTCCAAAGCCGCTACCCCCTTAAGCTCAAAACTGGGGCATACCATACTCAAGCTTAATGACCACTCTATTAAGCAATGTCTCAAAGAGATCAGCACGGTCGATTTGGCCAGGGCCCTCAAAGGAATCGAGGGCAGTGCCCAGATAAAAGTATTTAAGAATTTGCCGAAACGATCTGCCGCCATCCTGCAGGAAACAGTCGAACACCTGGATTTGATGCGGGAATCAGAAATGAACGAAGCCCAGGAAAAAATGCTTTGGGTCATTGCTGATATGCTTAGGCAGGATAAGCTGCTCTCTCCAAATTAA
- a CDS encoding DUF1501 domain-containing protein produces MKRREFLKIAAGALIWSLHSRLLPNVHAAEKPSQRILVLIELKGGNDGLNTLVPYTDQRYYQMRSGLAVKRGSVLQLSENLGLNPRLKALMEIWQQKQLAVIAGVGYPQPNRSHFRSIEIWETGSSSSQYLQTGWLARTLMHLPEPSRTIADGAAIGGDAGPLAGGDLRLVIMKNLKQFFRQAKRVQQIEASSRNPALKHLLAVQNDVYRSARELDQKISIQLPSEVVFPKTIIGRHLQTAALLIAGGAAIPVIKVSHGGFDTHANQRNLHDRLLEQLAEAMMAFQRAMQQMGLWEQVLVMTYSEFGRRPAENGSRGTDHGTAAPHLVMGGKVKGGLYGRQPSLQELENEDLKFSVDYRSLYATVGRRWWELKHEFLNGGPYPQLDVI; encoded by the coding sequence ATGAAACGCAGAGAATTTCTAAAGATAGCAGCCGGCGCGCTTATCTGGTCGCTCCATTCCCGTCTGTTGCCAAATGTCCACGCTGCGGAAAAGCCCTCGCAGCGGATTTTGGTGCTCATCGAATTGAAAGGCGGCAACGACGGGCTTAATACCCTCGTGCCCTACACCGATCAGCGCTATTATCAGATGCGATCCGGCCTGGCCGTCAAACGTGGCAGCGTCCTGCAATTATCTGAAAATTTGGGACTTAACCCGCGCCTGAAAGCCCTGATGGAGATCTGGCAGCAAAAGCAGCTGGCGGTTATTGCCGGTGTCGGGTATCCACAGCCGAATCGGTCGCATTTTCGCTCCATCGAGATCTGGGAAACCGGATCTTCGAGCAGTCAATATCTGCAAACTGGATGGTTGGCTCGTACATTAATGCATTTGCCCGAGCCTTCGCGGACTATTGCCGACGGAGCGGCCATCGGCGGTGATGCCGGGCCGCTGGCCGGCGGTGACCTGCGGCTGGTGATCATGAAAAACCTGAAGCAGTTTTTCCGGCAAGCCAAACGCGTGCAACAAATCGAAGCCAGCAGCCGGAACCCGGCCCTCAAACACCTGCTGGCGGTCCAAAATGATGTTTACCGCTCGGCCCGGGAATTGGATCAGAAGATCAGCATTCAGCTACCATCCGAGGTGGTTTTTCCCAAAACGATCATAGGACGGCACCTTCAAACGGCGGCCCTGCTGATTGCCGGCGGCGCGGCCATTCCGGTGATCAAAGTATCCCACGGCGGGTTTGACACCCATGCCAACCAGCGTAACCTCCATGATCGACTGCTTGAGCAGCTGGCCGAAGCCATGATGGCTTTTCAGCGTGCGATGCAGCAGATGGGTCTTTGGGAGCAGGTGCTGGTGATGACCTATTCGGAATTCGGCCGACGTCCGGCGGAAAACGGCAGCCGCGGTACCGATCACGGCACGGCGGCACCTCATTTGGTCATGGGCGGTAAGGTCAAGGGCGGACTTTACGGCCGGCAGCCCTCATTGCAGGAACTGGAAAATGAAGATTTAAAATTCAGTGTGGATTACCGCAGCCTGTATGCAACAGTGGGGCGTCGCTGGTGGGAACTGAAGCATGAATTTCTGAACGGCGGCCCTTACCCTCAATTGGACGTTATCTAG
- a CDS encoding DUF1800 domain-containing protein — translation MKRLLFFSLLLLLLGLLSRAAFGMSFEEARHLLARTGFGGTPEQIKALESTDYTEAVTAILKQPRQKPATPPPEWVNEPLMSRKQIKQLSAEERKKLRQQWRRRSFELKAWWLREMVETDAPLAEQMTLFWHNHFTSGLRKVKSPKLMYRQNLLLRQHALGNFRQLLRAVAKDPAMIIYLDNAFNQRAKPNENFARELLELFTLGEGHYTETDIKEAARAFTGWTIDRRTGKFRFVRRRHDFGSKTFMGRTGNFNGDDIIDIVLEQPQVAIHITTKLWRAFVSQTVDEKEIERLAGVLRSNEYELKPLMQALLTSKAFREPQTVGVMIKSPVDLIVGTLRVFQFPMGDGRGIVLASRRLGQDLMDPPNVKGWPGGNHWISSDTLMMRHQILDRFLRGMEMLQAGQKAGRLNAANMSAQMASSPLFGENLTDQTVSKVLLPLPPISAPQALTDRQDLISQLVQDPVYQLK, via the coding sequence ATGAAACGCTTGCTTTTTTTTTCTTTGTTATTGCTGTTGTTGGGGTTGCTGTCGCGGGCCGCATTCGGAATGAGCTTTGAAGAGGCGCGGCATCTGCTGGCGCGTACCGGTTTTGGCGGCACACCGGAACAAATCAAGGCGCTGGAATCAACGGATTACACTGAAGCCGTGACTGCCATCCTGAAACAGCCGCGTCAAAAGCCGGCAACCCCGCCACCGGAGTGGGTTAATGAACCGTTGATGAGCCGCAAACAGATCAAACAGCTCAGTGCGGAGGAGCGTAAAAAATTACGCCAGCAATGGCGGCGGCGCAGTTTTGAGCTCAAGGCCTGGTGGCTTCGCGAGATGGTTGAAACCGATGCGCCCCTCGCTGAACAAATGACGCTTTTTTGGCACAATCATTTTACCTCGGGCCTGCGCAAAGTAAAATCCCCCAAACTAATGTACCGTCAAAACCTGCTGTTACGGCAGCACGCGCTGGGCAATTTCCGACAGTTGCTTCGCGCGGTGGCCAAAGATCCGGCCATGATCATTTATCTGGACAATGCTTTCAACCAGAGGGCCAAACCCAATGAAAACTTTGCCCGCGAGCTGCTGGAACTGTTTACCCTGGGTGAAGGCCATTACACCGAAACCGATATCAAAGAAGCCGCCCGGGCATTTACGGGCTGGACCATCGATCGGCGCACCGGCAAGTTCAGATTTGTCCGCCGCCGCCACGATTTCGGATCCAAAACCTTCATGGGGCGCACCGGCAATTTTAACGGGGATGACATCATCGACATTGTGCTGGAGCAGCCGCAGGTGGCCATCCATATCACCACCAAACTCTGGCGAGCGTTTGTTTCGCAAACAGTGGATGAAAAGGAAATTGAGCGTCTGGCCGGTGTGCTGCGCTCGAACGAATATGAATTAAAACCGCTGATGCAGGCTCTGTTGACCAGCAAGGCCTTCAGGGAACCGCAAACAGTGGGCGTCATGATTAAATCCCCGGTGGATTTAATCGTGGGGACCCTGCGGGTGTTTCAATTTCCCATGGGTGATGGCCGCGGTATCGTACTGGCCAGCCGCCGCCTGGGTCAGGATCTGATGGACCCGCCCAATGTGAAAGGCTGGCCAGGCGGAAACCACTGGATTTCATCCGATACACTCATGATGCGCCACCAGATACTGGATCGATTCTTGCGCGGTATGGAAATGCTGCAGGCCGGTCAAAAGGCGGGACGCTTAAACGCCGCAAACATGAGCGCCCAAATGGCATCCAGCCCGCTATTTGGTGAAAATTTAACCGATCAGACGGTCAGCAAAGTTTTGTTGCCGTTGCCACCGATATCAGCACCCCAAGCATTGACCGATCGCCAAGACCTGATTTCGCAGTTGGTGCAGGACCCGGTGTATCAGTTAAAATAG